Proteins encoded in a region of the Halostella limicola genome:
- a CDS encoding ABC transporter permease yields the protein MVSPRTLRNLRRELRQSALAKVGIAVVLFMIVMATFAPLFAPHDPTQQNLDESQNPPLGFSTEKTEEVTVKENGSVVIENGTPKTEERTVYENASLAHPLGTDANGRDILSRVIYGARTSMLVGVLGTLLAAVVGVTVGLTAGYYGGRVDDALMRGADIMLAFPSLVLAIALVGVWGTAAKRIPDPIVSSGLSEAVRPLVGWETGMPENVVIPGTVVIVVALVNWVWFARVARGEALSLRQEEYVKAARALGASDRYIIGRHVLPNAITPIIVLGTIQVAAIILLESALSFLGFSGTSLSWGFDIALGRQYQSTSWWIAAMPGLAIVFTVVGLNLLGDWLRDALDPDIGGEGGV from the coding sequence GTGGTCTCGCCGCGAACCCTCAGGAACCTCAGGCGCGAACTTCGCCAGTCCGCGCTGGCGAAGGTCGGCATCGCGGTCGTGCTGTTCATGATCGTGATGGCGACGTTCGCGCCGCTTTTCGCGCCCCACGACCCGACCCAACAGAACCTCGACGAGTCGCAGAACCCGCCGCTCGGGTTCAGCACGGAGAAGACAGAGGAGGTGACGGTCAAGGAGAACGGCAGCGTCGTCATCGAGAACGGGACGCCCAAGACCGAGGAGCGGACGGTGTACGAGAACGCCTCGCTCGCCCACCCGCTCGGCACCGACGCGAACGGCCGGGACATCCTCTCGCGGGTGATCTACGGGGCTCGCACGTCGATGCTCGTCGGCGTCCTCGGAACGCTGCTCGCGGCCGTGGTCGGCGTCACGGTCGGCCTGACGGCCGGCTACTACGGCGGGCGGGTGGACGACGCCCTGATGCGCGGGGCCGACATCATGCTCGCGTTCCCGTCGCTCGTCCTCGCCATCGCCCTCGTCGGCGTGTGGGGCACCGCCGCGAAGCGGATCCCCGACCCGATCGTCAGTTCCGGGCTCTCCGAGGCGGTACGACCGCTCGTTGGCTGGGAGACGGGGATGCCCGAGAACGTCGTGATACCGGGGACGGTCGTCATCGTCGTCGCGCTGGTGAACTGGGTGTGGTTCGCCCGGGTCGCCCGCGGCGAGGCGCTGTCGCTCAGACAGGAGGAGTACGTCAAGGCGGCGCGCGCGCTGGGCGCGAGCGACCGCTACATCATCGGCAGGCACGTCCTGCCGAACGCCATCACCCCGATCATCGTCCTCGGGACGATCCAGGTGGCGGCGATCATCCTGCTCGAGAGCGCGCTTTCGTTCCTCGGGTTCTCCGGCACGTCGCTGTCCTGGGGCTTCGACATCGCGCTGGGGCGGCAGTACCAGTCCACGTCGTGGTGGATCGCGGCGATGCCCGGCCTCGCCATCGTCTTCACCGTCGTCGGCCTGAACCTGCTCGGCGACTGGCTGCGCGACGCATTAGACCCCGACATCGGCGGGGAGGGAGGTGTCTGA
- a CDS encoding ABC transporter ATP-binding protein: protein MAEPILKVRDLSTRFFTESGQVNAVESVSFDVGESEVFGVVGESGSGKSVTALSVVDLVESPGEVTSGEIWYRNADLAASVADDHPAAVDGDYVDVRRLPARVRRSLRGPSFSMIFQDPMSSLNPSLTVGEQIAEAVEVQRRASADPRSTRSRSQGFGLGDLLVGTIFDSRDFVTGESRERAVELLDQVGIPDPEERADEYPHQFSGGMLQRAMVAQALAGEPDVLIADEPTTALDVTIQAQILDLLRDLQDEVGMSVLMITHNLGVIARMCDRVGVMYAGEIVERGTLKDVFDRSVHPYTEGLLGSVPDLDDPAPRLNPIEGNVPDLYASEMGDRCYFADRCPKAMESCLDHPPELPADGEDGHLARCVLAERPYDPSEALADDYFAEVTDD from the coding sequence GTGGCGGAGCCGATACTCAAGGTCCGCGACCTCTCGACGCGGTTCTTCACGGAGTCGGGGCAGGTCAACGCCGTCGAGTCCGTCAGCTTCGACGTCGGCGAGAGCGAGGTGTTCGGCGTCGTCGGGGAGAGCGGCTCCGGCAAGAGCGTCACCGCGCTCTCCGTCGTCGACCTCGTGGAGTCGCCGGGCGAGGTGACCAGCGGCGAGATCTGGTACCGCAACGCGGACCTCGCGGCGAGCGTCGCCGACGACCACCCGGCGGCCGTCGACGGCGACTACGTCGACGTCCGCCGGCTGCCCGCGCGGGTGCGTCGGTCCCTCCGGGGGCCGTCGTTCAGCATGATCTTCCAGGACCCGATGAGCAGCCTCAACCCCTCGCTCACGGTCGGTGAACAGATCGCCGAGGCCGTCGAGGTCCAGCGCCGGGCGTCGGCCGACCCCCGTTCGACCCGGTCGCGCAGCCAGGGCTTCGGCCTCGGCGACCTGCTGGTCGGGACGATCTTCGACTCCCGGGATTTCGTCACCGGCGAGAGCCGCGAGCGCGCGGTCGAACTGCTCGACCAGGTCGGCATCCCCGACCCGGAGGAGCGCGCCGACGAGTACCCCCACCAGTTCTCCGGCGGGATGCTCCAGCGCGCGATGGTCGCGCAGGCGCTGGCCGGCGAGCCCGACGTGCTCATCGCGGACGAGCCGACGACGGCGTTGGACGTGACGATCCAGGCCCAGATCCTCGACCTCCTGCGCGACCTGCAGGACGAGGTCGGGATGAGCGTGCTGATGATCACCCACAACCTCGGCGTCATCGCGCGGATGTGCGACCGCGTCGGCGTGATGTACGCCGGCGAGATCGTCGAGCGCGGCACCCTGAAGGACGTGTTCGACCGGTCCGTCCACCCGTACACGGAGGGGCTGCTCGGGAGCGTCCCCGACCTGGACGACCCCGCCCCGCGGCTGAACCCGATCGAGGGCAACGTCCCCGACCTGTACGCCTCGGAGATGGGCGACCGGTGCTACTTCGCCGACCGCTGTCCGAAGGCGATGGAGTCGTGTCTCGACCACCCGCCGGAGCTGCCCGCGGACGGCGAGGACGGCCACCTCGCGCGGTGCGTGCTCGCCGAGCGGCCGTACGACCCGAGCGAAGCGTTAGCCGACGACTACTTCGCGGAGGTAACCGATGACTGA
- a CDS encoding ABC transporter permease yields MSLSRFLLKRALQGLFVIWGVVTVVFGLRFISPGDPANVLLPPDVSESTRQQVVAELGLDQPLYVQYLDYIAGLLVGDMGTSLVTKTEASGRIIGKLPATLELAVAATIVAVVIAIPLGVLSATRRHEPADYGATVFSLAGISTPNFWLGIMLIIVFAVQLNLFPTSRRPVGIDDGVAHLVAFQFGLAWNDLSTWLWHVTLPAITLGTYFTALITRLTRSGMLEELGQGYVRAARAKGLPETLVRYKHALRNTLIPIITVVGLQLGTLIGGAVITEAVFNWPGLGTLIINSIQARDWPVVQGSIIVIGVGFVVLNILVDALYAYVNPQVTYD; encoded by the coding sequence ATGTCCCTCTCACGGTTCCTCCTGAAGCGCGCCCTGCAGGGGCTGTTCGTCATCTGGGGCGTCGTGACGGTGGTCTTCGGTCTGCGGTTCATCTCGCCCGGCGACCCCGCGAACGTGCTGTTGCCCCCCGACGTTAGCGAGAGTACTCGCCAGCAGGTGGTCGCCGAACTCGGCCTCGACCAGCCGCTGTACGTGCAGTACCTCGACTACATCGCCGGCCTGCTCGTCGGCGACATGGGGACGTCGCTGGTGACGAAGACGGAGGCGAGCGGGCGTATCATCGGGAAGCTCCCGGCGACGCTCGAACTCGCGGTGGCCGCGACGATCGTCGCCGTCGTCATCGCCATCCCGCTCGGCGTCCTCAGCGCGACGCGGCGGCACGAACCCGCCGACTACGGCGCGACGGTGTTCTCGCTGGCGGGGATCAGCACGCCGAACTTCTGGCTCGGCATCATGCTGATCATCGTCTTTGCGGTCCAGCTGAACCTCTTCCCGACGAGCCGACGGCCCGTCGGGATCGACGACGGGGTCGCGCACCTCGTCGCCTTCCAGTTCGGGCTGGCGTGGAACGATCTCTCGACGTGGCTCTGGCACGTCACGCTCCCCGCCATCACGCTCGGGACGTACTTCACCGCGCTCATCACGCGGCTCACCCGCAGCGGAATGCTCGAAGAGCTGGGACAGGGGTACGTCCGCGCCGCGCGGGCGAAGGGTCTGCCGGAGACGCTGGTCCGGTACAAACACGCCCTCCGGAACACCCTGATCCCGATCATCACCGTCGTCGGCCTCCAGCTCGGCACGCTCATCGGCGGCGCCGTCATCACCGAGGCGGTGTTCAACTGGCCCGGCCTGGGGACGCTCATCATCAACAGCATCCAGGCACGGGACTGGCCGGTGGTACAGGGCTCCATCATCGTCATCGGCGTCGGTTTCGTGGTCCTCAACATCCTCGTCGACGCCCTCTACGCCTACGTGAACCCGCAGGTGACCTATGATTGA